A genome region from Anaerobacillus alkaliphilus includes the following:
- a CDS encoding ATP-binding protein translates to MFWRSVVGKLWFTFLLLVSVVLTVLTIMLLQYFEKFHTDQAEEQLTNHAVMIASILEEYETEEAALSTTQRIIDNYAMKLLLVLDGDEFWYYPNENDKIPVELFETNPELLKVVTDGEVIITRGDFPFYSDGEEIHNEVLVVGMPIQLVQNRTGVLYLYQYLEVVEEALTQTKNIIFLAAGIAIVLTTIFAFFLSTRITAPLRKMRQASLEVAKGNFDTKVPILTRDEIGSLAMAFNRMGRVLNTNLTALNQEKEQLSRILSSMADGVITLDRKGCIVVTNPPAEQFIQAWYFEQSLKSGDVTDDLPAAIKKLFQQVVALEKEQMVEVDVQGRTWVVLMTPLYDENFVRGAVAVLRDMTEERLHDKLRKDFIANVSHELRTPIAMLQGYSEAIIDDIAGSEEEKKEIAQIIYDESLRMGRLVNELLDLARMEAGHIQLNIEPVNIREFSRRILRKFQGLAKDHNIVLKAEIADVEEVIMVDPDRLEQVFTNLIDNAMRHTSDQGSVTLAVSPLREGIKVDIRDTGSGIPEEDLPFVFERFYKADKARTRGRSGTGLGLAIVRNIVEAHGGHVSVHSKLGEGTTFSFFIPSKNEEL, encoded by the coding sequence ATGTTCTGGCGAAGTGTCGTTGGAAAGCTTTGGTTTACGTTTTTATTGTTAGTATCGGTAGTTTTAACGGTACTAACAATTATGCTTTTGCAGTATTTTGAGAAGTTTCATACCGATCAGGCAGAAGAACAACTTACAAATCACGCGGTAATGATTGCTTCCATTTTAGAAGAATACGAAACTGAGGAAGCGGCTCTTTCAACAACACAGCGAATCATTGATAACTATGCAATGAAGCTATTGTTAGTGTTAGATGGTGATGAGTTTTGGTATTATCCAAACGAGAATGATAAAATTCCAGTTGAACTTTTTGAGACAAATCCAGAGTTACTAAAGGTAGTTACTGATGGTGAGGTAATTATTACAAGAGGTGACTTTCCTTTTTATTCAGATGGGGAAGAAATTCATAACGAAGTATTAGTTGTCGGTATGCCTATTCAATTGGTACAAAATCGAACGGGAGTACTTTATCTCTATCAATATTTAGAAGTTGTTGAAGAAGCATTAACCCAAACAAAAAATATTATATTTTTAGCTGCAGGAATTGCGATTGTGTTAACAACTATTTTTGCCTTTTTCTTATCCACCAGAATTACGGCCCCACTTCGTAAAATGCGACAAGCTTCTTTAGAAGTCGCAAAAGGTAATTTTGATACAAAAGTACCTATTTTAACAAGAGACGAAATTGGTTCTCTAGCAATGGCATTTAACCGTATGGGTAGGGTCTTAAACACGAACCTAACTGCTTTAAATCAAGAAAAAGAACAGCTATCGAGAATTCTGAGTAGTATGGCAGATGGTGTTATTACCTTAGATCGAAAGGGATGTATTGTAGTTACAAACCCACCAGCTGAGCAATTTATTCAGGCTTGGTATTTTGAACAGAGTTTAAAGAGTGGGGATGTAACAGATGATCTACCTGCTGCGATAAAGAAATTGTTTCAGCAAGTTGTTGCACTAGAAAAAGAACAAATGGTAGAAGTAGACGTACAAGGTCGTACATGGGTTGTACTAATGACGCCACTTTATGACGAAAATTTCGTTCGTGGGGCAGTAGCAGTACTCCGAGACATGACTGAGGAGAGGCTACATGATAAACTTCGAAAAGATTTTATTGCAAATGTTTCACATGAATTAAGAACTCCAATTGCCATGTTGCAAGGCTATAGCGAGGCAATAATCGATGACATTGCTGGTTCTGAAGAGGAAAAGAAAGAGATTGCTCAAATCATTTATGATGAGTCTCTAAGAATGGGGCGCCTTGTAAACGAACTTCTTGACTTAGCAAGAATGGAAGCTGGTCATATTCAATTAAATATAGAACCTGTAAATATTCGAGAGTTCTCTAGAAGAATTTTACGCAAATTTCAAGGGTTGGCTAAAGACCATAACATTGTGTTAAAGGCCGAGATTGCCGATGTGGAAGAGGTAATCATGGTTGATCCAGATCGACTTGAGCAAGTATTTACTAATTTAATCGATAATGCGATGAGACATACTAGTGATCAAGGCTCAGTAACACTAGCTGTTTCGCCACTTAGAGAAGGAATTAAAGTAGATATTCGTGATACTGGTTCTGGTATTCCTGAAGAGGACTTACCATTTGTGTTCGAACGTTTCTATAAAGCGGATAAAGCTAGAACGAGAGGAAGGTCTGGAACAGGACTTGGACTAGCTATTGTAAGAAATATTGTCGAGGCCCATGGTGGTCATGTCTCAGTACACAGTAAGTTAGGAGAAGGTACGACATTTTCCTTCTTTATCCCTTCGAAAAATGAGGAATTATAG
- a CDS encoding MogA/MoaB family molybdenum cofactor biosynthesis protein produces MGVEEHRKEAPKTVSCMIITVSDTRTEETDKSGQLIRELLEANGNYNVIDYHIVKDEYTQIQSLIREASERPEVEAVLLNGGTGITFRDTTYEAVRDMLDKEMPGFGEIFRYLSYAEDIGPAAILSRAIAGVRGATAVFSMPGSSGAVKLAMTKLIVPELAHVMREIYKDAKK; encoded by the coding sequence ATGGGAGTAGAAGAACATCGGAAAGAAGCGCCCAAAACGGTTAGTTGTATGATTATTACTGTTTCAGATACTCGAACTGAAGAAACAGATAAGAGTGGTCAACTTATAAGGGAATTATTAGAGGCAAACGGCAACTACAATGTCATCGACTATCATATTGTGAAAGATGAATACACTCAAATTCAATCACTTATTAGAGAAGCATCAGAACGTCCCGAGGTAGAAGCAGTTCTACTTAATGGGGGAACAGGTATTACATTTAGAGATACTACATATGAAGCTGTAAGAGATATGTTAGATAAAGAAATGCCAGGGTTTGGAGAGATATTCAGATACTTAAGTTACGCAGAAGATATTGGCCCAGCTGCTATTTTAAGCCGAGCTATTGCTGGAGTTCGTGGCGCAACAGCTGTCTTCTCGATGCCAGGATCAAGCGGTGCTGTAAAGCTAGCCATGACGAAATTAATTGTACCAGAATTAGCACATGTTATGCGTGAGATATATAAGGATGCCAAAAAATAA
- a CDS encoding ABC transporter substrate-binding protein produces MKKWMLLLVSLFLAATVVLGCTSPEEGKQEEAPAVVDAEKTEVADQEEVVTTEQFPLTITDAVGNEVTLESQPTRIVSLMPSVTETLFAVGAGENVVGRSDWCNYPAEALDVASVGQMEFDLETLLSLEPDLVLAHEGGLYAAGDKLDQVRAAGIPVVVVGNSDLFEEVYGAIDIVAVATGFSENGHRIISDLKASFAEISQRAAEVKGEEKRKVWLEIDPTLWTTGSNTFMHEILETINATNVASGVEGWAQFSEEDVIVLNPDIIVTTYGYYVENPKQQILERAGWDSVSAVQNEQIFDVNADTLSRPGPRLAEGVGQLAKLIYPEVFND; encoded by the coding sequence ATGAAGAAATGGATGCTTTTACTAGTATCACTATTTTTAGCAGCTACCGTAGTATTAGGCTGCACGAGTCCAGAAGAAGGAAAGCAGGAGGAAGCGCCTGCGGTAGTTGACGCAGAAAAAACGGAAGTAGCAGATCAAGAGGAAGTTGTAACTACTGAACAATTTCCATTAACCATAACTGATGCAGTTGGTAATGAAGTAACTCTTGAGTCACAACCAACTAGAATTGTTTCACTTATGCCTAGTGTTACTGAAACTTTATTTGCTGTTGGTGCAGGAGAAAACGTAGTTGGTCGAAGCGATTGGTGTAATTACCCTGCTGAAGCTTTAGATGTAGCTTCTGTTGGGCAAATGGAGTTTGACTTAGAAACATTGTTATCTTTAGAGCCTGATTTAGTTTTAGCTCATGAGGGTGGGTTGTATGCTGCAGGGGACAAGTTAGATCAAGTTCGTGCTGCTGGTATTCCTGTAGTAGTTGTAGGTAACTCAGACTTATTTGAAGAAGTATACGGAGCGATTGATATTGTTGCAGTTGCAACTGGCTTCTCTGAAAATGGTCATCGAATTATTAGCGATTTAAAGGCAAGCTTTGCTGAAATTAGTCAAAGAGCAGCCGAAGTCAAAGGTGAAGAAAAACGTAAAGTATGGCTCGAAATTGATCCTACTCTTTGGACAACAGGTAGTAATACATTTATGCATGAGATTTTAGAAACAATCAATGCAACAAATGTCGCTAGCGGAGTTGAAGGTTGGGCTCAATTCTCTGAAGAAGATGTAATCGTATTAAATCCGGATATTATTGTTACTACGTACGGTTATTATGTTGAAAATCCGAAGCAACAAATTCTTGAACGTGCTGGTTGGGACTCGGTATCAGCTGTACAAAATGAACAAATTTTTGATGTTAATGCTGACACATTATCAAGACCAGGTCCTCGTTTAGCTGAAGGAGTAGGACAACTTGCAAAACTTATTTACCCAGAAGTTTTCAACGACTAG
- a CDS encoding FecCD family ABC transporter permease, protein MQNLFTQKFSTTRTLVPYIISFVLLIIALFIGISIGSVSIPIWKILMVIMGKLFYSPFLELVEPMLVNIIWNIRLPRVLLAMLVGASLALAGAAFQGFLKNPLADPYTLGVSSGAALGAVFVLFFGISLPFVGKMTLPIVSILVGFLTLLLVISFAKVIHRQMSVETIILTGIIFSSFLGSLISLMIALTGEELRQIIGWLMGSVSMRGWEYVKLQVPFFIIGTLFLLFNGRELNALSFGEETAKHLGVNIQARKLLILVGASLLTGSAVAVSGTIGFVGLVIPHLVRLLWGADHKHLLPLACINGGAFLILADLVARTIIAPTEIPIGVITALIGGPVFGIILFKARKV, encoded by the coding sequence TTGCAAAACTTATTTACCCAGAAGTTTTCAACGACTAGAACCTTAGTTCCTTACATTATTTCATTTGTATTATTAATTATTGCGTTATTTATAGGAATTTCAATAGGGAGTGTCTCAATTCCTATTTGGAAAATACTAATGGTTATTATGGGAAAGCTATTTTATAGTCCATTCCTAGAATTAGTTGAACCAATGTTAGTTAATATTATTTGGAATATACGTCTCCCGCGAGTGCTGTTAGCTATGTTAGTTGGCGCTTCCTTAGCTCTTGCGGGAGCAGCTTTTCAAGGTTTTTTAAAAAATCCATTAGCTGATCCTTATACATTAGGGGTATCATCAGGTGCTGCATTAGGTGCAGTATTTGTTCTCTTCTTCGGTATTTCGTTACCTTTTGTTGGAAAAATGACGTTGCCGATTGTCAGTATTCTTGTTGGTTTTCTTACATTGCTTTTGGTCATTTCCTTTGCAAAAGTCATTCACCGACAAATGTCTGTAGAGACTATTATCTTAACGGGTATAATCTTTAGTTCATTTTTGGGATCTTTGATATCATTAATGATAGCTTTAACAGGAGAAGAACTAAGACAGATTATTGGTTGGCTCATGGGCAGTGTTTCAATGCGAGGATGGGAGTATGTAAAATTACAGGTCCCATTTTTTATAATAGGTACGTTATTCCTATTATTTAATGGGCGAGAATTAAACGCACTAAGCTTCGGTGAAGAAACAGCAAAGCATCTTGGTGTAAACATACAGGCAAGGAAATTGCTCATTCTAGTAGGAGCTTCATTGTTAACTGGTTCAGCAGTGGCAGTGTCAGGAACAATTGGATTTGTAGGTTTAGTTATCCCGCATTTGGTAAGATTACTCTGGGGAGCAGACCATAAGCATTTATTACCATTAGCTTGCATTAATGGAGGAGCTTTTTTAATACTTGCAGATTTGGTAGCGAGAACAATTATTGCGCCAACAGAAATTCCAATAGGTGTCATTACAGCATTAATAGGTGGTCCCGTTTTTGGGATTATTTTATTTAAGGCAAGGAAAGTTTAA
- a CDS encoding adenosylcobinamide amidohydrolase — protein sequence MLLQVNGLSGGYNGLNIIKDISFSLQKGEVLGILGPNGSGKTTLLKLLSGLLPVNNGDIFLNDRLLESYSSKELAREVAVLPQNTETSFTYCVEDIVSLGRYPYQRGMFNTNSNEDKRIVLEAMKQTQVYDFRDKYLHTLSGGEQQRVLLARALAQEPKLLLLDEPTNHLDISFQVSLLDSLKTWAKHRSLSVIAILHDLNMASLYCDRILLMENGKQVDLNKPSIVLEESQLEKVYQTSLKRKEHPVVPKPLITLLPKHEETEKDNLLQKLVVTQNNEYIAIQSPFQFKTLSSAVVGAGFSWERTFINRHVDKHYNCDDPKTEYKQFLTAKNFDVSETVGMMTAAVLEDAEFIIKEFEEFTVFVMVTAGLSNAVDVSKAYLHDGKKATVGTINTWIFIDGNLSEAAFVQALVTATEAKAKALHDEEILDPVMGTIATGTSTDSIMIAATQKGKEFPYAGSITALGKAIGLLVHEATQKAIERNKRRLFTP from the coding sequence ATGTTATTACAAGTGAATGGTTTATCTGGCGGGTACAATGGGTTAAATATCATAAAAGACATCTCTTTCTCGTTACAAAAAGGTGAAGTATTAGGAATTCTTGGTCCTAATGGTAGTGGTAAGACAACTTTATTAAAATTATTAAGTGGTTTATTACCTGTAAATAATGGGGATATTTTCTTAAATGACCGACTGCTCGAATCATATTCTTCGAAAGAACTTGCTAGAGAAGTTGCTGTTCTACCTCAAAATACTGAAACGTCCTTTACGTATTGTGTAGAGGACATTGTTTCATTAGGGAGATATCCATACCAACGAGGAATGTTCAATACGAATAGTAATGAAGACAAACGAATAGTCTTAGAGGCTATGAAACAAACACAAGTATATGACTTTCGGGATAAATACCTCCACACACTAAGTGGCGGAGAGCAGCAACGTGTATTGTTAGCTAGAGCGTTAGCTCAAGAACCAAAACTTCTTCTTCTAGATGAGCCTACAAATCATTTGGACATCTCTTTTCAAGTTAGTCTATTGGATTCTTTAAAAACTTGGGCAAAACATCGTTCTCTCTCTGTAATTGCCATACTCCATGATTTAAATATGGCTAGTTTGTATTGTGATCGTATTCTTTTAATGGAAAATGGGAAACAGGTCGATCTAAACAAGCCTAGTATTGTTCTTGAAGAAAGCCAACTTGAAAAGGTTTATCAAACATCATTAAAAAGAAAAGAACATCCTGTTGTCCCAAAGCCTTTAATAACCCTACTCCCTAAACATGAAGAAACAGAAAAAGATAACTTGCTACAAAAATTAGTTGTTACTCAAAATAACGAATATATCGCTATTCAAAGTCCTTTCCAGTTTAAAACACTATCGTCTGCAGTAGTGGGTGCAGGATTTAGTTGGGAAAGAACGTTCATCAATCGTCATGTAGATAAACATTATAATTGTGATGATCCAAAAACGGAATACAAACAGTTTTTAACTGCAAAGAACTTTGATGTATCGGAAACTGTCGGCATGATGACAGCTGCAGTCCTGGAGGATGCAGAGTTTATTATAAAGGAATTTGAAGAATTTACTGTCTTTGTCATGGTCACAGCAGGTTTATCTAATGCTGTCGATGTTTCTAAAGCTTATCTTCATGATGGGAAAAAGGCGACAGTAGGAACAATAAATACCTGGATATTTATTGATGGAAACCTATCTGAAGCTGCTTTTGTTCAAGCGCTGGTAACTGCTACTGAGGCCAAAGCTAAGGCATTGCATGACGAAGAAATACTAGATCCAGTTATGGGTACAATCGCCACAGGTACCTCGACTGATAGTATTATGATTGCTGCAACTCAAAAAGGGAAAGAGTTTCCATATGCAGGATCGATTACCGCTCTTGGGAAAGCTATTGGTCTCTTAGTTCACGAAGCAACACAAAAGGCAATCGAACGTAATAAAAGGAGATTGTTCACACCATGA
- the cbiB gene encoding adenosylcobinamide-phosphate synthase CbiB, whose product MTIETHLIALTLAFMIDLLIGDPKRLPHPVVGMGKLISLFEKTLNKGNHRKGKGIFFLISYLFIIAVVVFAILSICYYIHWGLGLAVEAFIISTTIATKGLKDAALQVYVPLKNNNFELARKNLSMIVGRDTEHLPEGEIVRGTVETVAENTSDGITAPLFYALIGGGVLAVIYRAVNTCDSMVGYKNARYLEYGWASARFDDLLNWLPSRLSAVTMLLANPSVNKKQECFKVLFRDARKHPSPNSGWLEAAMATLLRIELGGRNTYQGVESIRAFMGDPITPLKRDHILRSNTIMLRTCIGFLFILWVLGGIIYAIT is encoded by the coding sequence ATGACTATTGAAACACATCTAATAGCCTTAACCTTGGCCTTTATGATTGATTTACTTATTGGCGATCCTAAACGCCTACCGCATCCTGTGGTAGGTATGGGAAAACTAATATCCCTATTCGAAAAAACTCTAAATAAAGGAAATCACCGAAAAGGGAAGGGAATATTTTTCTTAATTTCTTACTTATTTATAATTGCTGTAGTTGTATTTGCTATTTTATCTATCTGTTATTACATTCATTGGGGTCTTGGACTAGCTGTTGAAGCTTTCATCATATCCACGACTATTGCTACGAAAGGTCTTAAGGATGCAGCTCTTCAGGTCTATGTTCCTCTAAAAAACAACAATTTTGAATTGGCCAGAAAGAACTTATCGATGATTGTAGGGAGAGATACGGAACACCTACCAGAAGGAGAGATTGTCCGAGGAACAGTTGAGACTGTTGCTGAAAATACGAGTGACGGGATCACTGCCCCACTTTTCTACGCGTTGATTGGAGGTGGTGTGTTAGCAGTGATTTATCGTGCTGTGAATACATGCGACTCAATGGTAGGTTATAAGAATGCTCGCTACCTTGAATATGGTTGGGCATCTGCACGTTTTGATGATCTGTTAAATTGGCTTCCAAGTCGTCTTTCTGCTGTCACTATGTTACTAGCAAATCCAAGTGTAAATAAGAAACAAGAATGCTTTAAAGTATTGTTTCGTGATGCTAGAAAACATCCGAGTCCGAATAGTGGTTGGTTAGAAGCAGCTATGGCAACTCTCTTAAGAATTGAATTAGGTGGCCGTAATACCTATCAAGGAGTTGAATCAATACGTGCTTTTATGGGTGATCCAATCACTCCACTAAAACGGGATCACATTCTGAGAAGTAACACAATTATGTTAAGAACTTGTATTGGATTTCTATTTATCTTATGGGTGTTAGGGGGTATTATTTATGCAATTACCTAA
- the cobD gene encoding threonine-phosphate decarboxylase CobD gives MQLPNHGANPEHLVRSLHLSQSENTIDFSVNTNPFPLQNHIIANWNQYIESISKYPDPSSEQFIEFLSTKENVQRNQLLLGNGAAQLIYLLAMYFQKKKVAILEPTFSEYREACVAFGCDIEGIIMGHPWELNKEKLVKRCQQKDVLFICNPNNPTGVSYPPEDLIHVIQKLSSYNVTVIIDEAFFDFQEHGTTLIQLVNQYDNLIILRSLTKMYGLAGLRLGFMAANETVIASVSKLQHPWSINGLAQQIGLECLQDDVHVRNTQEFMKNERLRLFPLLEELGYEVSNSQVNYYLLKEKDKKEDCLALIKFLIVNGIIPRHTYNFVSLQGQYIRLAIKTTEENNYLLNVLRRWRETC, from the coding sequence ATGCAATTACCTAATCATGGCGCTAACCCAGAACATTTAGTTCGATCTTTACACCTTTCTCAATCTGAGAATACGATCGACTTTAGTGTGAATACGAATCCATTTCCGCTTCAAAACCATATTATTGCTAACTGGAATCAGTATATTGAGTCGATTAGTAAGTATCCTGATCCAAGTTCAGAGCAATTCATCGAATTCCTTTCAACAAAGGAAAATGTGCAGAGGAATCAGTTGTTACTAGGAAATGGAGCTGCCCAGTTAATTTATTTACTAGCGATGTACTTTCAGAAAAAAAAGGTAGCAATCCTAGAGCCAACTTTTTCTGAATATCGAGAGGCTTGTGTTGCTTTTGGTTGTGATATTGAAGGTATTATCATGGGTCATCCTTGGGAGTTAAATAAGGAGAAACTAGTAAAGCGCTGTCAGCAAAAGGATGTCTTATTTATCTGTAATCCAAATAACCCTACAGGAGTTTCTTATCCTCCAGAGGACCTGATACACGTTATTCAAAAATTATCTTCATACAATGTAACAGTGATTATCGATGAAGCGTTTTTCGACTTTCAAGAACATGGGACAACGTTGATACAACTAGTTAACCAGTATGACAATCTCATTATTTTGAGATCACTGACAAAAATGTATGGACTAGCTGGGCTTCGTTTAGGTTTTATGGCTGCCAATGAGACAGTGATTGCAAGTGTTTCAAAACTCCAACATCCTTGGAGTATCAATGGGCTTGCTCAACAAATAGGGCTGGAATGCTTGCAAGATGATGTCCATGTAAGAAACACACAGGAATTTATGAAGAACGAGCGATTACGTTTGTTCCCGTTACTAGAAGAACTAGGCTATGAAGTATCAAATTCTCAAGTTAATTACTATCTTTTAAAAGAAAAAGATAAAAAGGAAGATTGTCTAGCCCTTATAAAATTTTTAATAGTAAATGGTATTATTCCACGTCATACATATAACTTTGTTTCATTACAAGGACAATATATTAGGTTAGCAATCAAGACGACCGAAGAGAATAACTACTTATTAAATGTTTTACGAAGGTGGAGGGAGACTTGCTGA
- a CDS encoding bifunctional adenosylcobinamide kinase/adenosylcobinamide-phosphate guanylyltransferase → MLIFITGGVRSGKSSFAETLAQSFLTPVKNKLIYIATSELYDSEMSLRIQKHQEDRLMSGFTWETWEQPRQIENLVKELSDNQIILLDCLTTLLANELFYEEGKWSDRLYQEEQVKKILIFLDKIKNKNITLLLVSNELLNGGLNYDQATLTYMKLIGYLHQKIVEKASIVYLIEAGIPLLMKGCENIEGYHASRN, encoded by the coding sequence TTGCTGATTTTTATTACTGGCGGTGTTAGAAGTGGTAAGAGTTCATTTGCAGAAACATTGGCGCAGTCATTCCTAACGCCTGTGAAAAATAAATTAATTTATATTGCCACAAGTGAACTCTATGATTCAGAAATGAGCTTGCGTATTCAAAAACATCAAGAGGATCGATTGATGAGTGGCTTCACCTGGGAAACTTGGGAGCAACCACGGCAAATTGAAAATCTGGTGAAAGAATTGAGTGACAACCAGATTATTTTACTAGATTGCCTAACTACCTTGCTTGCTAACGAGCTATTTTATGAAGAGGGTAAATGGAGTGACCGCCTTTATCAAGAAGAGCAAGTGAAAAAAATACTTATCTTTCTAGACAAGATCAAAAACAAGAACATAACCTTACTTCTCGTTTCAAATGAGCTTTTGAATGGTGGATTAAACTATGATCAAGCGACATTAACCTACATGAAACTAATTGGTTATCTTCATCAAAAGATCGTAGAAAAAGCAAGTATCGTTTATTTGATAGAGGCGGGAATTCCTCTTTTGATGAAAGGGTGTGAGAACATTGAAGGGTATCATGCTTCAAGGAACTAG
- a CDS encoding cobyric acid synthase, whose amino-acid sequence MKGIMLQGTSSDVGKSVLCTALCRIFSNRGLRVTPFKSQNMSNNSYVTNDGGEIGRAQGIQAEAANIEASVYMNPILLKPRSDSFSEVIIFGKSLHSFSGAEYRQHFYETGLKAIEKATKKLSEQFEYVVVEGAGSPVEINLNDREIVNMKVAETLDLPVILVADIDRGGVFATIVGTLQLLSEKERKRVVGVIINKFRGDISLFHSGVNWLEAYTGKRIFGVVPFLDEIGIEAEDSLAIGQIRGKNTSGIDLAVINLPYVSNFTDLEPFRYEKDVSIRFIDHPEELECPDAIILPGTKSTINDLEFLKRKGLDEAIVSFVKNGGRIVGICGGYQMLGKEICDEAGTDTGVKHHQVEGLNVLPITTVFNKDKQVKKSKGTIWNLADRNIVVEGYEIHLGETKLHDVDGRFHPFIKCDTNQLDGVCDLTGKIIGTYFHQLFHNDEWRSFWLNQIRAEKKLPEKASVETHNYQEKKQSAYNRLAATVEEHVDVASIIDIIEHWGEAK is encoded by the coding sequence TTGAAGGGTATCATGCTTCAAGGAACTAGTTCAGATGTTGGAAAAAGTGTTTTATGTACTGCCCTATGTAGAATTTTTAGCAATCGTGGTTTACGGGTTACGCCATTTAAATCGCAAAATATGTCCAATAATTCATATGTCACAAATGATGGCGGTGAGATAGGTAGAGCCCAAGGTATTCAGGCTGAAGCAGCAAATATTGAGGCGAGTGTTTACATGAATCCTATATTACTTAAACCAAGAAGTGATAGTTTTTCTGAAGTAATAATTTTTGGAAAATCGCTTCATTCGTTTTCAGGAGCAGAATATCGTCAACATTTTTACGAAACTGGACTTAAGGCTATAGAGAAAGCAACAAAGAAGCTTTCGGAGCAATTCGAATATGTTGTTGTAGAAGGTGCAGGAAGTCCTGTAGAAATTAACCTAAATGATCGTGAAATTGTGAATATGAAAGTAGCTGAAACATTAGATCTTCCAGTAATTCTAGTAGCAGATATTGATCGTGGTGGTGTATTTGCAACGATAGTCGGAACCCTTCAACTATTGTCTGAAAAAGAGCGTAAAAGAGTTGTAGGTGTTATTATCAATAAATTTAGGGGAGACATATCCCTGTTTCATAGTGGTGTAAATTGGCTAGAGGCCTATACAGGAAAGCGTATTTTTGGTGTAGTACCGTTTTTAGACGAAATAGGTATTGAAGCAGAAGATAGTTTAGCTATTGGGCAAATAAGAGGAAAGAATACATCCGGTATTGATTTGGCTGTTATTAATTTACCATATGTATCAAACTTTACTGATCTTGAACCTTTTCGCTATGAGAAAGATGTATCGATCAGGTTTATTGATCATCCCGAAGAGCTTGAATGCCCTGATGCAATCATTCTTCCTGGTACAAAGAGTACAATAAATGATTTAGAGTTTTTAAAGAGAAAGGGTCTAGACGAGGCTATAGTATCTTTTGTTAAAAACGGCGGAAGAATTGTTGGAATTTGCGGCGGTTATCAAATGCTGGGGAAAGAGATTTGTGATGAAGCAGGAACAGATACAGGTGTTAAGCACCACCAGGTAGAAGGGTTAAATGTTCTACCCATAACTACTGTATTTAATAAAGATAAACAAGTAAAAAAAAGCAAGGGAACAATCTGGAATCTAGCTGATAGAAATATTGTTGTTGAAGGTTATGAAATACATCTAGGTGAAACGAAACTTCATGATGTTGACGGGAGGTTTCACCCATTTATAAAATGTGATACTAATCAACTAGACGGTGTCTGCGATTTAACGGGTAAAATAATTGGTACATATTTTCACCAGTTGTTTCACAACGATGAATGGCGAAGTTTTTGGTTAAATCAAATTAGAGCTGAGAAAAAGTTACCGGAGAAAGCCTCTGTAGAAACTCATAATTATCAAGAGAAGAAGCAATCAGCTTACAATCGGCTAGCAGCTACTGTGGAAGAACATGTAGATGTGGCTTCAATTATTGACATTATCGAGCACTGGGGAGAAGCTAAATGA